DNA from Musa acuminata AAA Group cultivar baxijiao chromosome BXJ1-5, Cavendish_Baxijiao_AAA, whole genome shotgun sequence:
GTAGAGAAATGCTACCAGGAGAAATGGCAGTGCTGATTTGCTTTGATGCTGAATAAATGTGCCTCACAAATGGCATTCTTTTTATAAACCACTCCCCCACCCAGAAAACAGTTGCACCCAACCATGATGAAACAAAAGTTCCGATGAGAAATACAAATACCAAAGATGTCAAGAATCCAAGGCCTGCAATTTCAATAAAGAAAAGATAAATTCATGAAAATAGAATTTAAAAAAGAAGTCTTGGGTTAAAAAATAACAACATTCAGTAACAACTGTAACAATGGACAAAGTTAGACCTTAGAAAGCCAACAATTCTTGAAGCTTTGAAGATTTAATATAAAAACAACATAGAAAGGCATGAACTAATGCGTTCTGGCACTAATGCTACATAGAACTAATATGAAATGAGGAAAAATCTCACTGTGTGTACTTTTTAAATGCTATTAGAATATAGGAAATGTTGGTCCTTTTCTAATAACAATATGGAAAGCCCTGCTCCTGAACTTGCTCATTATGAATATAAAAGATAATCTATTCATTCAATTCTGATACTTGGCACTATCAACCAAGTAATCACTCCAAGATAAACAGACATATAAACTCTTCATTCTTTACTGCCCAAGGCAGTGTAGGTCAAAAAGAATGgataaaatgaaggaaaagagaGTCTCTTAGCATAATCCATCACAAAATACTAATAGCTAAAAGTCTTGAGTGATCAAACTTTCATGTTACCTTAAAGATTTCAGTTTTCCTAAGCTTAATTCTCTTTTGAACTAAAACACATACCGAATTCTCTAGTAAGTAGCTGATTTTCTATTACTGGAATCCATGTTCTGATTATGTCATTCATCTATATATCATACTTTCTGGAGACTTTTATACAACCAACAACGGCCACAATCAATTACAAATTACAGATCTGTGCCAACTTGACAATAATTCCCAAAAAGTAACTAAAAATATGAGACTTCCTTAATTATGAGATAACCTCATTGGCTCATTCACAGCCGTAGACAAGCAAAATATGCCAAAAGCTTACCAAAGATATCAAATCCAAGCTTGTTGTACAGTGGACTGAAGAAACCATCAACAAACTGAATGAACCACCATGTAATGTAAAATGTGACAGCAACTGGGAAAAGAACTACACTGCAAGATAAACGAAAAGGGTTAGAGAAAAGATTGAGGCATTCAAGCACACAGAGAAAAATATGAAGAAATGTACCATCCAGTCAAAAATTTTTTTGACACCCAGCTATGAAGAACAGCACAGCAAGCCTGGGTAACAGCGACAATAAATTTGTGAGAAATTTTAATATAGAACATTAGCTCCACTCTTATCACCTTAGCAGCAAAACCATATCATAATGGAACATTTTGACCTAACACACATGAAAGACATGATAACATGGCTAGGAGAAACTTAtagttgaaagttgaaactgTGGATAAGGTACATATCAAGTATCCTAGACATCCTCCGTTTCAAACACATGAGAAAGAATAAAGCAACAAAAAAGGCTTTATCATgctcataaaacaaaatgaagcaaGTGGATCATTATTCAAGAATATGAAGCTTCCACCAATATTCCATCTTCTCCTTACATATGTTACAGGAACTCCATGGATTATATTGCAACTTTCATCAACTTAGAATTCTTGCCTCGATGCTTGATCACTATACAAATAACAATCATCAGAATACAAGTTTGGTCCACTGTCATCATCATAATGAATGCCCTGTAAAAAGGTTATCATATCATACTGTGAACAGACATTTGCCAGCCTTTTTCACATATAATGACCTTATTGTGCCTTAATATATCATCAAGTTGCTGCATAGTGTTCTCAAGCTCCAATATGATTAGCATAGAGTTCCAAAATCACCATCACCATTCTGATGTTTAAGGGAACTTCTGGCACAATTCTCGTAGACTTCCATGTAATTTGATGCCACTGTACAAGTGTACGTACGATATCACCACTTGCACTTAAAATGACTGCTCCGGAATACTATTTCAGATTCCAGATACCAAACCTTAACAATGGTGCCCAAGGGGAAGGCGGATTGTACAGTTAAGGTGAGCACTATGACAGATAAAGTTGAGATGGAACCGCAAGAACAAATTAATCTAAACATGAAAAAACTAATATGAGCTTCTGTATACGAAATTATTAAGCTTATAGAATGAAATGGTTGGAATAATGAAGAGCAGTGAATAGTTCATCAATAATACAGTTCATGAGAACAAGAAACTCAATTTGACACAATAAGACTTGCATCATATACAGTTCAAAACTCGCATCATATGCAGTGGAAACACAATAAGATAAGTAATATACATTAAGTCAAACTAAAAGGGAAAAACAATTTTACTAATTGATATAAgaagataattaaaaaataatgaggATTAGAGATAATAGAAAAGAAATTATAAAGCATTGCACAGAAAGCGATGATGTTAAGAGTGTTGGATCATAACATAAGactaagaaaaagaaacaaacataaaatgaaagataAGCATAATAACCCTATCAAATAACGAAAAACTGAGGACTGCATATCTTGAGACATTTTGTACAAACCACAAAGCATTTTTTAGAATAGGCATATACCTGGTTATTCTTTAAGAAACTAAGCTGATATTTATCTCACCAAGAATTTTAATATGTGATTTTCACTCTGTAATAATTGATCCAATATATTGATGCTTGAGGCAATGCTGCCGGTATGTGCTTTCTAGATAAGCTAGAGGGGTCGAGTTCGAAAGAGGCAGTTGTGATTTGATCATCGCAAATAGCTACATATAGCTCAGGTTTTTTCTTTGtctatttttattcttcttcacaTCCCATTAATTGACAGTGCAATGTGATTCATTTTAGGTAAATGGAGTTGCTTTGTCACATTAATATGGTGAGTCCAATGGCAATATAATGAAATATGTGACTAGTTTGCTACCAAAACATATTTTTACGATTCATGGGCATTAACATGGATTGAACAAATTATATTCAACCTAAAGTGTGGCTCTCCACGTTGAGAGGTGTTCTATCATAGTCATAAATTGCCAATTCTTTCTTCCGCAGTCTTGCAGAACCTCCACTTCAATTTGATCTCAGTACATCGTGGATAAATATAATGTCATCTAAAGTTGTTCATTCATGTTTCCCTCTTCCAACCAAACAAGGCAAAAGAACTTCATAACTGTGACATATATACTTGCAAACTACGTAACACAGAATTAATCTTCTGCAGATTCATTAATTGCATCTAAAAGATTCACATATTGCCCAAAATAGATTTGCCGCCCCCTTTGAAAATTCATGCCTATATATTATACTGAACAAAGTGCTAGATGGTCTTGAAGAAAAGGCTCACCgtgaccaaagaatcaaactaaaAGAATGCAGATTCAACGAAAACAACCCTTttttctagggtatatcccccACCTTATCCATCTACTGCAAAAATTTCGAACCCTATTAAAGTATTCATCTCATCGTTTGTGGCCATGCCACACTAATGTATGCTCAAGTCATTGCAGATTGCCCAATCCGTTCACCGGAACGCCAAATAAGCTTGAAAGGAGAAGCGGTCAGGATCTGGACACGCAATTTCCACTAAGAATCTCCGAAACCGCAGCCGACGAACGAACAAAATGGAGAAAAGGGGCGGAATCACGAATCACGCCAAACGCGATCAGATCCGAGACAAACGCACCTTCCGAGTGGAAGAACCCGGCGAAGCGGGGGGCGATTTGGCGGGGTCTTCGGGATCGACCGCCTGGCTCAGAGGAATCGACGTGGACTCCTTGTCTTCCGCCATTTCCACCTCCTCCACCTCCGATCGCGACACTCGAGTGCGACAACGAGACTTTTGCCTAACGCTTCACTGCGGGAGAAGACCGCAACAAATAGAATGGTTTGTTTCGGGATAGGAGTTATATAAGCTACCGCAGCGCGGGCTACGGTGGGACGAAAAGACTGGAGTACCCTCGGGATTACATGTTGACTTGTGGCATGTCATCCTTCTCTCAACGTTGTCTTACTGTGGAGGTCGGCTACAATGTTTACTTGTAGAGTAGGAAAGtgcaattatattatattatattatattattattattattattattattattattatatatatatatatataacgtatCCTTTAAAATTAGTGAGTTATGTATGTatttgagttatatatatatatatatatatatatatatatatatatatatatagttggttTTCCTCAAAAAAATGCTTATATCATAGGTATTTTTCAAATGTtaccatatttttttttattacaatGCTCTTAATTTAAATACACTAAAAATACccatcaaaagtttttttttatcgGTTTTCAATTATTATCGTGTTTTCATTTCACTCATTTACAATGTTTTTCACTAACATTTACGGTGATATACTAAAAACATTATAAAAAATTACTATAAGTAAATATCAAATTGTGTCTTTTTGGTTATCATAGCTTATAGAgtattacaatatcatatttttaggctTGTAGTTAGTTTGATTAAGATTAAAAgtctatttaaattattaatagtGTTTTTTAGTAAACTCTACAGTGtcttttttatgataatcaaAGTATTATAATAGACTAAAAACACTAACCAAAACACTATAATAGGTTTAAAAATAgtttagatattttttaaaattaaaaatactgcttgaaaaaaaataaaatggggGTATCGATTGGGAAATACCCAAAATATGGATTTTTTAAGAATatatattcacatatatatatatatatacatatattcttcCGGTTAATATTTCATATaaccttaaaaaaaattaagcataTTGTTTACTTATAGaataagaataaataaaaaaaaatcaaccatCACCTCTGACGTTTAAGTCGATTGAGACTCGATGTGTGATCAAATACTCGTATAGACAACAGTTGAACAGCCAAAATAATTGAAGATACCAATTAAGAACAACTAAAATACATTTATAAGCTTTTAATGATCTAACTTGAATGGAACcgcgaagaagaaaagaaaataagctAAATATTACCGATAAAGATACCAATTCAAGAAAGATACATGAGTTGACATGTTGCATTGTCAAGCTTTTGTCGTCTCCAGTTCAACGACCCACCGACAGCTTTGCTCATCTTCTCGGTCATCAGAGTTCCAGAACATGACCAGTCGCTTATTCTTGTCATGTCCTCGATGGGCACATTCTTAGTCTCAGGGAGGAAGAAGGCGACGAAGACGGTCATGACGACCACCCACGCCGCGAACAGGTAGAAGAGGCCAAACTTCAGGTGGCAGAGCGCGGCCACGAACGCCTGTGCCACCATGAAGGTGAAGAGCATGTTGACGGAGACGGTGATGGCCTGGCCGGCCGGACGGATCTCGAGGGGGAAGATCTCGCTGGGCACCAGCCACCCGAGAGGTCCCCATGACCACGCGAATCCGGCGGTGTAGGTGCAGATGAAGAGCAGCATGCCGTTGGCGTACGACTTGGAGAGGCTCGCAGCGGAGCCGCTGGTTCCGAACTTGATCGCGATCATCGTCCCCACGATCGCCTGTTTCATCACAGATTATCTCAGCGGAAAGAGGATCGCGGTAGGTTAGTGGTGGCGTGACGGTGGTCGAGCACCTGAGATATGAACATCTGGACGCCCCCTGCAGGAACAGCTTCCGACGGCCGACTCTGTCGACTGTGGCGATGGAGACGAAGGTGGCGAGCATGTTGACGAGGCCGCTGATGACGGCGGACATGAGGGAGGCGTCGTCGCCGAACCCGACGGTCTTGAAGAGCACGGGGGCGTAGAACATGATGGCGTTGATGCCGGTGACCTGTTGGAAGAAGGGGATGAGGACAGCCATGGTGAGCTGCGGCCTGTACCTCCGCCGCAGGATGGTCGACCACGGGTGCTCGATCGCCCGCGACTCCTCGCACGCCGCCACGATGTCTTCGTACTCGGCGTGGATGTCCGCGGTGCCGCGGATCCTCCGGAGCATGAGGCGGGCCTTCTCGCCATGGCCGCGCTCGACGAGGGAGTTGGGAGTGTCAGGGAGCAGGAGCGAGCCGAGGGTGATGATGGTCGCAGGGACAGAGGCGAGCCCCAAGCTGATGCGCCATCCCCAGCCACCCTTAATCTTGGCGGTGGCGTAGTTTATATGATTGGCGGCGAGAATGCCGATGGTTATCATGAGCTGGAAGCCGATGTTGAGCATGCCGCGAAGCTTTGCAGGCGCCATTTCAGAGAGATAGAGAGGCACAGACTGCGCTTACGGAGTCGTCGTAAGATTAGATTAGATCACAGTCTCTGTAGCGAAAGCAGCCAAGTTCTGACCTGGGTCGCGAATCCAACGCCGACGCCGAGGAGAATGCGGCCGAGGAGAAGCATCAGCACGCTCTCGGCCGCACCATTAATGGCTGCTCCCACCAGGAAGGTGATGCCGCCGCCGAACATGGACCATTTCCTTCCGAACGCCCTCGTCACCGTCGACGCGAAGAAGGAGGCGATCAGGGCAGCCAAGTAGAGGGACGACGTGAATGCAGTGAGGAGTTGGCTGTCGAATCTGCAGTACTGGTTCGTGCTCGCGTCCTCCTTCTCTTGCCTGTACACCGAGGGGAAGAACTTGACCAAGAACCCATCCATTGATGTCACCCCACCTTCACGGCAGCAGCCAAAGAAGAAGACAGCGAAAGGTCGTCAGAGAAGAGCTTGACCGAAGCAAAAGAGGAGATAGGCGTTGAGTCGTGTTGTAAGGATCACCGGAGATGCCGATGTCGTAGCCAAAGATGAGACCACCGGAGGAGGCAACAAGACAAGCTAGGAAGACGAAGAGCGTCATCTTCCCTGGGTAATCCTTGCCGCCATTTCCGGCTCTCAGGATCGCTCCACCAGCCATTCTGTTGTACAAGATGAAGGAGATCAAGGTaccgaaggaagaagaagaagaagaagaggaagagcagAAGATGGAAGTTCTTGTGGGAATCAGCAGGGCTTGGAGGAGTGTTTATAGAGGAGGCCAAGAGAGTATATGGCTTACGGCATTATCCATTGCGTGTTCTTGGGATCTGGTGGTAGATGTCTGTGGATATTGGCCTATTTTTGGCCACTTGCTGCCATCTTCCACCTTCTTGTAGGAGAATCCTCGATCCATTAATGCAGGAAGGCTTGGTCCTACTACCtaaaaatggtcactaggtcacaCTGTTGATCATGGTTGAAGGCAAACAGCAGGAGGAGTTGTGTCGGTACAAAGCTCGAAGGTGATTCTTCTTGTCAGCTTCAGCACACTGAAGCTGAGAAGTCCAACTGCTATTATGTTTTGGTGACTGACGGTCTCTTCTTCCATCATTTTCTTATTAGTGAGTccttatggagagagagagagagagagagagagagagagagaggtgacaaTCTACAACTGATATCATCTGCATGGTTTCAGGAGCAGTGTCAAAATAGATGATTTGTGGGATTGGATTGAGTCAGCTGCATCTACTGGAGAAGACTGAGAGGAATCACAAGACTCAATGCATCCATGAACCAGTCTGATCCTCTATGCCTACTGCAGCCCCTCACCTACAATTCAACCCATCGAGGCCCATTAACCTGTTGAGTTTGAGTGATTGACTAAAAATTACTTAATCCCAAGTTAATCATCATCCGATCATTAAAAAGTTCATTCAAATCTTCTTCCCCTTCCCAACTAATCGGGATGTTACAAGTTGCATGGTTTATTTTATGTcagtgaaacaagaattaaatgcAACACAGGTTCAGACATTCAGTCACCTAAATTTTATCATGTTGATGCAGACATGaattaaaagaagaaagagagaaaaaaagcatCAAGCAATCCGAAAGCATGCAGAGCAGCTCCATGCTGGAGATAAGCATCATTAGTTGTCCCCACTGACAAAGAATGTCTCTGCTGCCGACACATTACATGTTCTTAGCTTGCTCATGCCGCCATGCCAGTTTGACttgtacatcatcatcatcatcatcatcatccaagaaCAGGCAACACATGATTTCCGAATCCcaaatactaaagcattcatcttcttcttcttcttctttttaatcaACTTTTAAGGTTTTCATCTCATCAAAGAGAATTATGATAAGACTATAAGTTATGTTCTTGGATGTTTTTGAAACGAAGAATTCTTCCTCTAATCTTATATTGATGGGATAGGTTTTATCGATTGTACTCCATGTGTCGAGCTTCGATTGATATGAAATGTGAATCATATAAACTCGAGTGTCGGAGTTATTAAGGTTTGGTGGGAGAGACCAAATTAAAGGAGGAGTACTCATGACTGAGAccatacccaaaaaaaaaaaagcattgggATTGATTGATGTCAGAGCTGAATGGTTTGAAGAGGTTAAGCGCAGCTTGCATGAGTTATGAACCTGATGAAACAGTACATACTCTTGTGGTCCTCCAAGGTTGGCTGCTCCTGCAGAGTTGGCTTCCATGTTCACCTAACCTAACAATCTACATGATGATATGTTTCATTCCTTGTGCCAGTCTATGACATGGGTGTGTGTTAGAGCAAGGAGGTCAGTAGTAAAAGCTGAACCTTGTGATGCTTGTTGCTTGGTGAACTGGATGGAAAACTTAGGTGCCCCCCTTTGCTGATCGCATTATGACACAGCTAAATCATTTCTCAACCAGCCACAGAAATGATTCTCTTGATTGTTTCACTCATATTCGATCAAATTACAGTccgatatatttttctttttcatctaatatatttttattttttgaaaacatTAGCTCAAACTAATGCATACCACTAATTCAACTTAAAATCTTAAGCtctaatatatatatcatcatattcttttgatcattagaaaaagaaagagaatgatTCTACGTCGATAAGAATTAATATTCAAATCGATATATGTTAATTATAACTAGTTTGATTCAAGACTCCATCAAATTTCTAATACAATTATCAGTAACAAATCAAATGCTTCcttcagaaaaataataataataataataatcactctTTGAGAAGTAATTTTGTTTTAATCTCCTCAAAGTGATGCCACCACTTACAGGAGGAAGCATCCAACGAGTTGCAGAATGGAAAAGCAAAGGGAAAGCCATGCTGCTGGCTGCTTGCAGAACGAGTACAATGGATATATGTTCTCCATGGTAATGTTCACATCCCTGCTGACATAACTCGGTTTATAGGTGTCCCCGCATACTTTGGTAATTCCATGCAACAGCAAATGCATGGTAATAAGTAAGCTGTACGTAGTACACTGTTTGTCAACTTGCCATTATGGAAAAGCTGACTTCTCAGTTGCAGTAACTTGTCAATCTTCAAGATCATACGTTTATTATTTCtgtcaaaataaatttttatttgaaattaaaaggTGATCATAGTGTTGTTCCAAAGAGATCATTTGACAAAAGCGATAGATAGATAAATAGCTAAATCACAACTAGTTTGCAGTCCCATTAGACTCCCTAGAAACAAGTATTTAGCTACCATACTTGAGAGTTTATTTTGattgataaacaaaaaaaatacggATGCCATCTGAGTTTGTTTTGATCCATCGAAGCCAGCCAGATTAAGTAAGTGGATGGATGGTTTAGAGAGTTCTGATGGGGAAAAGCACTTTGATGCAACTTCTGAGAAGAAGGTCCCATGCCCCCACCATAAAAAAGCAGGAGAAAAAGAGAGCAGATCGATTGACTCGAGGAGGAGTAGCATGATTTCCTGGGCAAATTATTGTTC
Protein-coding regions in this window:
- the LOC135672858 gene encoding protein LIKE COV 2-like; translated protein: MAEDKESTSIPLSQAVDPEDPAKSPPASPGSSTRKACCAVLHSWVSKKFLTGCVVLFPVAVTFYITWWFIQFVDGFFSPLYNKLGFDIFGLGFLTSLVFVFLIGTFVSSWLGATVFWVGEWFIKRMPFVRHIYSASKQISTAISPDQNTTAFKEVAIIRHPRIGEYAFGFITSSVVFQSDNGEEELCSVYVPTNHLYIGDIFLVKSEEIIRPNLSVREGIEIIVSGGMTMPQLIAPLERIPSKNQSVRLNRITTQ